A single window of Chitinophaga sp. XS-30 DNA harbors:
- the hemH gene encoding ferrochelatase produces the protein MVSKSDTAIILMNLGSPDSTAVPDVKKYLLEFLMDKRVIDYPWLLRKLLVGGVIVPRRAEKSAEAYKSIWWDEGSPLIVLTKQLQKAVWHDLEIPVEITMRYGTPSPQATYDKLLKEHPGLKEVILLPLYPHYAMSSYETAVEYAKDIHRKKRYPFELKIVKPYYDRPEYIHALAESMRPYVEQEFDYLLFSYHGVPVRHIRKGDVTGGHCLKVNDCCHVASKAHTQCYRHQVIATSELVAAELGIPRQKWGVSFQSRLGREEWIKPYTAEKFEQLPAEGVKKLLVACPAFVSDCLETLEEIGVEGKHSFISSGGDSFTMIPCLNTHPLWVKTIGALVKEEMSVVAE, from the coding sequence ATGGTCTCGAAATCTGATACTGCCATCATCCTGATGAATCTCGGATCGCCTGATTCTACAGCGGTCCCTGATGTGAAGAAATACCTGCTGGAGTTCCTGATGGACAAACGGGTGATCGACTATCCCTGGCTGCTGCGCAAGCTGCTGGTAGGCGGTGTCATTGTACCCCGCCGTGCGGAGAAAAGCGCCGAAGCTTATAAAAGCATCTGGTGGGATGAAGGCTCTCCGCTCATTGTGCTCACGAAGCAATTGCAGAAAGCCGTGTGGCACGACCTGGAAATTCCGGTGGAGATCACCATGCGTTACGGCACGCCCTCACCCCAGGCAACCTACGACAAGCTGCTGAAGGAGCACCCGGGCCTCAAGGAGGTGATCCTGCTGCCGCTTTATCCCCACTATGCCATGAGCAGCTACGAAACTGCCGTGGAATATGCAAAAGATATCCATCGCAAAAAACGCTATCCCTTTGAGCTGAAGATCGTAAAACCCTATTACGATCGCCCGGAATATATTCACGCACTGGCCGAAAGCATGCGGCCGTATGTAGAGCAGGAGTTCGATTACCTGCTGTTCAGCTATCACGGTGTGCCGGTAAGGCATATACGAAAAGGAGATGTGACCGGCGGCCATTGCCTGAAGGTCAATGATTGCTGCCATGTTGCGTCCAAAGCGCATACACAGTGCTACCGCCACCAGGTGATCGCCACATCGGAGCTGGTGGCCGCTGAGCTGGGCATACCCAGACAGAAATGGGGCGTCTCTTTCCAGTCCAGGCTCGGAAGAGAGGAATGGATCAAGCCGTACACGGCGGAAAAGTTCGAACAGTTGCCTGCTGAAGGCGTTAAAAAGCTCCTGGTGGCCTGCCCCGCTTTTGTGTCCGATTGCCTGGAAACCCTTGAGGAGATCGGCGTGGAAGGGAAACATTCGTTCATCAGCAGCGGAGGCGACAGCTTTACCATGATCCCCTGCCTGAACACACATCCCCTGTGGGTGAAGACCATCGGCGCGTTGGTAAAAGAAGAAATGAGTGTGGTAGCGGAATAG
- a CDS encoding Re/Si-specific NAD(P)(+) transhydrogenase subunit alpha, which produces MILAVLKENAGESRVSLVPEVVKQLVQLKVDVRVETGAGAAAFYTDEAYREAGATLASRNDLLQQADMLLSIRQPDQAEWGLTGAGKIWLGVYQPLYHPGLMQQWADRQLTVFSMDTIPRTTRAQSMDVLSSQANIAGYKAVLLAAYTYSRYFPMFMTAAGSIPPAKVLILGAGVAGLQAIATARRLGAVVEVFDTRPAVKEEVMSLGGRFVEVEGAADASAAGGYAVEQSAEYQQKQVAKIAESAAKADIIITTAQIPGKPAPVLISEEMIAAMKKGSVIVDLAAATGGNTALTKHAETVIHEGVTIIGDSDLAGKAPADASKLYARNVLNFLKLIIGKEGQLELNFEDDIVKGACITHGGTIVNERVKQLQPAAV; this is translated from the coding sequence ATGATCCTGGCCGTTCTCAAAGAAAATGCCGGGGAAAGCAGGGTATCGCTTGTCCCGGAAGTCGTAAAGCAATTGGTACAGCTAAAAGTGGATGTCCGGGTAGAAACCGGCGCAGGCGCCGCTGCATTCTATACTGATGAAGCTTACCGCGAAGCAGGCGCCACCCTCGCCTCCCGCAATGATCTGCTGCAACAGGCGGATATGCTGTTATCCATCCGTCAGCCGGACCAGGCGGAATGGGGCCTCACCGGCGCCGGAAAGATCTGGCTGGGCGTCTATCAGCCCCTTTATCATCCCGGCCTGATGCAGCAGTGGGCAGACCGGCAACTCACCGTTTTCAGCATGGATACGATCCCGCGTACCACCCGGGCGCAAAGCATGGATGTACTGAGTTCCCAGGCCAATATAGCCGGTTACAAAGCGGTATTGCTTGCTGCGTACACCTATAGCCGTTATTTTCCCATGTTCATGACCGCCGCGGGGAGCATTCCTCCCGCAAAAGTGCTGATACTCGGTGCGGGAGTGGCCGGATTGCAGGCCATCGCCACAGCGAGGCGCCTTGGTGCAGTGGTGGAAGTGTTCGATACCCGGCCCGCCGTAAAGGAAGAGGTGATGAGCCTTGGCGGGCGTTTCGTGGAAGTGGAAGGCGCAGCTGATGCCTCGGCCGCAGGGGGATACGCCGTGGAGCAATCCGCGGAATATCAGCAGAAACAGGTAGCGAAGATCGCGGAAAGCGCCGCGAAAGCGGATATCATCATCACCACCGCCCAGATCCCCGGCAAACCCGCGCCAGTGCTTATTTCGGAAGAAATGATCGCCGCGATGAAAAAAGGTTCGGTGATCGTGGACCTTGCCGCCGCCACCGGCGGGAACACGGCATTGACAAAACATGCGGAAACCGTTATCCACGAAGGCGTGACCATCATCGGTGATTCCGACCTGGCCGGCAAAGCGCCTGCAGATGCCAGCAAACTCTACGCCCGTAACGTATTGAACTTCCTGAAGCTCATCATCGGAAAGGAAGGGCAGCTGGAGCTGAATTTTGAGGACGATATCGTGAAAGGCGCCTGCATCACGCATGGCGGCACTATCGTCAATGAGCGTGTGAAGCAGCTGCAACCCGCTGCCGTTTAA
- a CDS encoding NAD(P) transhydrogenase subunit alpha, protein MSAILEFLQLHIEMVYIVILSVFLGIEVISRVPSVLHTPLMSGANAIHGVVIIGAIIVMGKAEADNYAALILGFLAVILGTLNVVGGFVVTDRMLEMFKKKK, encoded by the coding sequence ATGAGTGCAATACTCGAATTTCTGCAATTGCATATAGAGATGGTGTACATCGTGATCTTGTCAGTATTTCTTGGTATAGAAGTCATCTCCCGTGTGCCCTCCGTACTGCATACGCCGCTGATGAGCGGCGCGAACGCCATTCACGGCGTGGTGATCATCGGCGCCATCATTGTGATGGGGAAAGCGGAGGCCGATAACTATGCCGCACTGATCCTGGGGTTCCTGGCCGTAATACTGGGAACGCTCAATGTGGTGGGTGGTTTTGTGGTGACCGACCGTATGCTGGAAATGTTTAAAAAGAAGAAATAA